Proteins encoded in a region of the Isoalcanivorax pacificus W11-5 genome:
- a CDS encoding glucan biosynthesis protein: protein MIRHVMIGLLCSLLLVTQGWAEDMVRASNRNVDTGALFQRVEERARELAQEDFKPAATDMPESLANMDYQQYRSIRFRPEQALWHDQALFEVQLFHPGFLYREPVRINVVAENKVAALPFERARFRYDGKAAGLADEAPETLGYAGFRVHYPLNTEEYKDEFLVFQGASYFRLVGPGQAYGLSARGLAVDTAAPQGEEFPAFREFWLVQPRADDTRLIIFALLDSPSVTGAYWFEIQPGAPTGMRVDARLFARRDIAKLGIAPLTSMFHHGENGTRFVDDFRPEVHDSDGLQVLTGQNEWIWRPLNNPRTLRVTSMMDENPRGFGLLQRDRRFDHYQDMEAAYERRPGLWVIPEGDWGKGRVELVEIPTDSEVNDNIVSYWVPDAPMKAGESRRYAYRLRSVDAQVAEHALGSVLRTRIGWGAVPGQPDPPPRSVRQFVVDFRGGELASLSPDTPLDAELSHAVGKVRDLHVQRLPDGKTWRAIFKLDPQDSDVVDMRLYLSLRGQRLTEVWSYLWSPDAVD, encoded by the coding sequence ATGATTCGTCATGTCATGATCGGCCTGTTGTGCAGCCTGCTGCTGGTGACGCAGGGGTGGGCCGAGGATATGGTGCGGGCCTCCAATCGCAATGTGGACACCGGTGCTCTGTTCCAGCGTGTCGAGGAACGCGCCCGTGAGCTGGCGCAGGAAGATTTCAAACCTGCGGCCACGGACATGCCGGAGTCGCTGGCGAACATGGATTATCAGCAGTACCGCTCAATCCGCTTTCGTCCGGAACAGGCGCTCTGGCACGACCAGGCGTTGTTTGAAGTACAGTTATTCCATCCCGGTTTTCTGTATCGGGAACCGGTGCGCATCAATGTCGTGGCAGAAAACAAAGTCGCTGCGCTGCCGTTCGAGCGCGCGCGTTTCCGCTATGACGGCAAGGCAGCCGGGCTGGCGGATGAAGCGCCGGAGACACTCGGTTACGCCGGTTTCCGGGTGCATTACCCGCTCAATACCGAGGAGTACAAAGACGAATTCCTGGTGTTCCAGGGCGCGTCCTATTTCCGTCTGGTCGGCCCGGGCCAGGCCTATGGCCTGTCTGCGCGCGGGCTGGCCGTGGACACCGCCGCACCACAGGGCGAGGAGTTTCCTGCCTTTCGTGAATTCTGGCTGGTGCAGCCGCGGGCGGACGACACTCGGCTGATCATTTTTGCACTGCTCGACAGCCCCTCCGTGACCGGCGCCTACTGGTTCGAAATCCAGCCCGGTGCGCCCACCGGCATGCGTGTCGATGCACGCCTGTTTGCGCGCAGGGATATTGCCAAGCTCGGGATTGCACCGTTGACCAGCATGTTCCATCACGGTGAGAACGGCACCCGTTTCGTCGATGATTTCCGGCCGGAAGTGCATGATTCGGATGGCCTGCAGGTGCTGACCGGCCAGAACGAATGGATCTGGCGCCCGCTGAATAATCCGCGCACGCTGCGCGTCACGTCCATGATGGACGAAAACCCGCGCGGCTTTGGCCTGCTGCAACGGGACCGCCGTTTTGATCATTACCAGGACATGGAGGCGGCCTACGAGCGCCGTCCCGGTCTGTGGGTGATCCCCGAAGGGGACTGGGGCAAGGGCCGGGTGGAACTGGTGGAAATCCCCACTGACTCGGAAGTGAACGACAACATCGTCAGCTACTGGGTGCCGGACGCACCGATGAAGGCGGGCGAAAGCCGCCGCTATGCCTATCGTTTGCGATCGGTGGATGCGCAGGTGGCCGAGCATGCACTGGGCTCGGTGTTACGTACCCGGATCGGGTGGGGCGCGGTGCCGGGGCAACCCGATCCGCCACCCCGCAGCGTACGGCAGTTCGTGGTGGATTTTCGCGGCGGCGAACTGGCCAGCCTGTCGCCGGATACGCCGCTGGACGCAGAGCTTTCCCATGCCGTCGGCAAGGTGCGCGATCTGCATGTGCAACGCCTGCCGGACGGCAAGACCTGGCGCGCCATTTTCAAACTCGATCCGCAAGACAGCGATGTCGTGGACATGCGCCTGTACCTGAGCCTGAGAGGCCAGCGGCTGACGGAAGTCTGGAGCTATCTCTGGTCGCCGGATGCGGTGGACTGA
- a CDS encoding YceH family protein, with amino-acid sequence MDEHDTTAPRDAEPLTDNEVRVLGCLIEKEATTPEVYPLTLNALQVACNQKTSRDPVMQLDTGEIGQALYQLEKRALVRRVSGARADRWEHRAEKTFELVHAQQILLGLLLLRGPQTLNELFTRSQRMHAFDDTEQVAHQLSRLASKGLVMLLPRQSGQREDRYLHRMAGEPDLQALASMPRSASAGEDRLALLEERVRALEAQLAELLASRH; translated from the coding sequence ATGGATGAGCACGATACCACCGCCCCCCGGGACGCCGAACCGCTGACGGACAACGAAGTCCGTGTGCTCGGGTGTCTGATCGAGAAAGAAGCGACAACGCCGGAAGTCTATCCGCTGACACTGAACGCGTTGCAGGTAGCCTGCAATCAGAAAACCAGCCGCGACCCGGTCATGCAGCTGGACACTGGCGAGATCGGGCAGGCGTTGTACCAGCTCGAAAAACGAGCATTGGTACGCCGGGTCAGCGGTGCCCGCGCAGACCGTTGGGAACATCGCGCGGAAAAGACATTCGAGCTGGTGCACGCACAACAGATACTGCTTGGGCTGCTGTTGCTGCGCGGCCCACAGACACTGAACGAACTCTTTACCCGCAGCCAGCGCATGCATGCCTTTGATGACACCGAACAGGTGGCGCACCAGTTGTCACGGCTGGCCAGCAAAGGGCTGGTGATGCTGTTGCCACGCCAGAGCGGCCAGCGCGAAGACCGTTATCTGCACCGCATGGCCGGCGAGCCCGACCTGCAGGCCCTGGCCTCTATGCCGCGTTCGGCGTCCGCCGGGGAAGATCGCCTGGCGTTGCTGGAAGAGCGCGTCAGGGCCCTGGAAGCACAACTGGCCGAGCTGCTGGCATCCCGCCACTGA
- the ribBA gene encoding bifunctional 3,4-dihydroxy-2-butanone-4-phosphate synthase/GTP cyclohydrolase II: MTLNTVQELIDDIRAGRMVILMDDEDRENEGDLLMAAEHCTPEAINFMIKYARGLVCMPMSRERCEQLNLPLMVQRNGSGFGTKFTVSIEAAEGVTTGISAADRARTVQAAAAPDAKPADIVQPGHIFPLMAEPGGVLHRAGHTEAACDLPALAGCAPMGVICEIINEDGTMARRPDLEKFAEEHNIKIGTIADLIEYRMLHEKTVERVSDNILPTWYGDFRLVTFRDTVDDMTHVALVKGELSPEVVTTVRVHLVDPLRDLMSAKMDGRTGWNMHRVLEEVSQSEAGVVIILGQDYVSNDVQMMVNEYFSGQRRQPRTGGPAYRNIGTGSQILRELGVRRMRLLSSPMRFNALSGFDLEIVEYVEPPVQ, translated from the coding sequence ATGACATTGAATACAGTCCAGGAACTGATCGACGACATCCGTGCCGGACGCATGGTCATCCTCATGGACGACGAGGATCGCGAAAACGAAGGCGATCTGCTGATGGCGGCCGAGCATTGCACGCCGGAAGCCATCAATTTCATGATCAAGTACGCGCGCGGCCTGGTGTGCATGCCGATGAGCCGTGAGCGTTGCGAACAGCTCAACCTGCCATTGATGGTGCAACGCAACGGCTCCGGGTTTGGCACCAAGTTCACCGTTTCCATCGAAGCCGCCGAAGGCGTGACCACGGGTATTTCGGCCGCCGACCGCGCCCGCACCGTGCAGGCCGCCGCAGCCCCGGATGCCAAGCCGGCGGATATCGTGCAACCAGGACATATCTTTCCGCTGATGGCCGAGCCGGGTGGTGTGCTGCACCGTGCCGGGCACACCGAGGCAGCCTGTGACCTGCCGGCGCTGGCCGGCTGCGCCCCGATGGGCGTGATCTGCGAAATCATCAATGAAGACGGCACCATGGCGCGCCGTCCTGATCTGGAAAAATTCGCCGAGGAACACAACATCAAGATCGGCACCATCGCCGACCTGATCGAGTACCGCATGCTGCACGAAAAAACCGTGGAGCGGGTCAGCGATAACATCCTGCCGACCTGGTACGGCGATTTCCGCCTGGTGACTTTCCGCGATACCGTCGATGACATGACGCATGTGGCACTGGTGAAAGGCGAGCTGTCGCCGGAAGTCGTGACCACGGTGCGTGTGCATCTCGTCGATCCGTTGCGTGACCTGATGAGTGCCAAGATGGATGGCCGCACCGGCTGGAACATGCATCGCGTGCTGGAAGAGGTGTCGCAGAGCGAAGCCGGTGTCGTGATCATTCTTGGCCAGGACTACGTTTCCAACGATGTACAGATGATGGTCAACGAGTATTTTTCCGGCCAGCGCCGCCAGCCGCGCACCGGGGGGCCGGCCTATCGCAATATCGGCACCGGCTCGCAGATTCTGCGTGAGCTGGGTGTGCGGCGCATGCGCCTGCTCAGTTCGCCGATGCGTTTCAATGCGCTGTCCGGTTTCGATCTGGAAATCGTCGAATACGTGGAACCACCGGTGCAGTGA
- a CDS encoding riboflavin synthase, with amino-acid sequence MFTGIIEAKGEIQSLAPRGGDVALTVLTGALDMSDVQLGDSIAVNGVCLTVTSLPGRGFTADVSGETLALTSLGALKAGSVVNLEKALTPTTRLGGHLVSGHVDGVGTVRSLRPDARSTRIDIEAPAALARYIAQKGSITVDGISLTVNSVSGAVFSLNIIPHTQDMTTIGTWQAGTRVNLEVDIIARYLERLLLGERAAEPGAGEGLSMAFLAEHGFLKR; translated from the coding sequence ATGTTTACCGGCATTATCGAAGCCAAGGGTGAAATCCAGTCACTGGCGCCGCGTGGCGGCGACGTGGCGCTGACCGTGCTGACCGGCGCGCTGGATATGAGCGACGTGCAGCTTGGGGATTCCATCGCCGTCAATGGCGTTTGCCTGACCGTCACCAGCCTGCCGGGGCGCGGTTTTACCGCCGATGTCTCGGGCGAAACCCTGGCGCTGACCTCGCTGGGCGCCCTCAAGGCCGGCTCGGTGGTGAACCTGGAAAAGGCCCTCACGCCGACCACGCGCCTCGGCGGCCACCTGGTGTCTGGCCACGTGGATGGCGTCGGCACCGTGCGCAGCCTGCGCCCGGATGCCCGCTCCACCCGTATCGATATCGAGGCACCGGCGGCGCTGGCGCGCTATATCGCCCAGAAGGGCTCGATTACCGTGGACGGCATCAGCCTTACGGTGAACAGCGTCAGTGGCGCGGTGTTCTCGCTGAACATCATCCCGCACACCCAGGACATGACCACCATCGGCACCTGGCAGGCCGGCACGCGCGTGAACCTGGAAGTTGATATCATTGCCCGCTATCTCGAGCGGCTGCTGCTGGGTGAGCGCGCAGCCGAGCCGGGCGCCGGCGAGGGCCTGTCCATGGCGTTCCTCGCCGAACACGGTTTTCTGAAAAGGTGA
- the ribD gene encoding bifunctional diaminohydroxyphosphoribosylaminopyrimidine deaminase/5-amino-6-(5-phosphoribosylamino)uracil reductase RibD, translated as MANSSDREYMSRALYLARRGLHTTDPNPRVGCVLVRNGMIVGEGWHQRAGEPHAERHALATAGEQARGATCYVTLEPCSHTGRTGPCADALVEAGVARVVAAMQDPNPQVAGQGLARLRDAGIEVECGVLEDAARALNPGFIRRMEQGLPWVRVKLAMSVDGRTAMASGESQWITGAEAREDVQRLRARSSAIVTGIGTVLADAPSLTVRPATWQFSDYGPTPVRQPLRVVLDRALRTPADAAVIQADGECLILTAQETSGAPALREAGAEVLAGDWSPRQVLAELAARGCNEVLVEAGAELAGAFVAAGCVDELVVYMAPMLLGSSARPLLALPGLDRMADKYLLTLRDTRQVGVDLRLCYALAPR; from the coding sequence ATGGCCAACAGCTCCGACCGCGAATACATGAGCCGCGCGTTGTACCTGGCGCGGCGCGGCCTGCACACCACCGATCCGAATCCGCGCGTGGGCTGCGTGCTGGTGCGTAACGGCATGATCGTGGGCGAAGGCTGGCACCAGCGCGCCGGCGAGCCGCATGCCGAACGCCACGCCCTGGCAACTGCCGGGGAACAGGCGCGCGGCGCCACCTGCTACGTGACGCTGGAACCCTGCTCGCACACCGGCCGCACCGGCCCCTGCGCGGACGCACTGGTCGAGGCTGGCGTGGCGCGTGTGGTGGCAGCCATGCAGGACCCGAACCCGCAAGTGGCAGGCCAGGGCCTGGCCCGCTTGCGAGACGCGGGCATCGAGGTGGAATGCGGTGTGCTGGAAGACGCGGCCCGCGCCCTGAATCCCGGCTTTATTCGGCGCATGGAACAGGGCCTGCCCTGGGTGCGGGTCAAGCTGGCCATGAGCGTGGATGGTCGCACCGCCATGGCCTCCGGCGAATCACAATGGATCACCGGCGCCGAGGCGCGCGAGGATGTGCAGCGCCTGCGTGCCCGCTCCTCGGCGATTGTCACCGGCATCGGCACTGTGCTGGCGGATGCCCCGTCCCTGACGGTGCGCCCGGCCACCTGGCAATTCAGCGATTACGGCCCGACACCGGTGCGCCAGCCGCTGCGTGTGGTGCTGGATCGCGCGCTGCGCACGCCGGCGGACGCCGCCGTGATCCAGGCGGACGGTGAGTGCCTGATCCTTACCGCCCAGGAGACGTCTGGCGCCCCGGCGCTGCGCGAAGCGGGCGCGGAAGTGCTCGCGGGCGACTGGTCGCCACGGCAGGTGCTGGCCGAGCTGGCCGCGCGTGGCTGTAATGAAGTGCTGGTGGAAGCCGGCGCCGAACTGGCCGGGGCGTTTGTGGCCGCCGGCTGTGTCGATGAACTGGTGGTCTATATGGCGCCGATGCTGCTTGGATCGTCGGCACGGCCATTGCTGGCCCTGCCGGGCCTGGACAGGATGGCCGACAAATACCTGCTCACCCTGCGCGACACGCGCCAGGTGGGTGTTGATCTGCGCTTGTGTTATGCGCTCGCGCCCCGATAA
- the nrdR gene encoding transcriptional regulator NrdR, with translation MHCPFCAAEETKVIDSRLVADGGQVRRRRECLTCGERFTTFETAELVMPRIVKSDGSREPFDDAKLRAGMLRALEKRPVSMEDLEASITRIGHRLRATGERELPARELGELVMEELRQLDDVAYVRFASVYRSFQDISDFRAEVDRLEKAGRKLVKKK, from the coding sequence ATGCACTGCCCGTTCTGCGCGGCGGAAGAAACCAAGGTGATCGATTCGCGCCTGGTCGCTGATGGCGGCCAGGTGCGTCGGCGCCGTGAGTGCCTGACCTGCGGAGAACGCTTTACCACTTTCGAGACCGCCGAACTGGTGATGCCGCGCATCGTCAAGTCCGACGGCTCCCGCGAACCCTTCGATGACGCCAAACTGCGTGCCGGCATGCTGCGCGCGCTGGAAAAGCGCCCGGTCAGCATGGAAGACCTGGAAGCGTCCATCACCCGCATCGGCCACCGCCTGCGTGCCACCGGCGAGCGCGAACTGCCGGCCCGTGAGCTGGGGGAACTGGTGATGGAAGAACTGCGCCAGCTCGACGATGTTGCTTACGTGCGGTTTGCCTCGGTCTATCGCAGCTTCCAGGATATCTCCGACTTCCGCGCGGAAGTCGACCGGCTGGAAAAGGCCGGCCGCAAACTGGTGAAGAAAAAGTAG
- the glyA gene encoding serine hydroxymethyltransferase: MFGKTMTIAEFDPEIQAAIEGEERRQEAHIELIASENYASPRVIEAQGTVLTNKYAEGYPGKRYYGGCEFVDTIEQLAIDRACELFGAQFANVQPHSGSQANGAVFLGLLAPGDTVLGMSLAHGGHLTHGAAPNFSGKSYNAVQYGINTDTGLIDYDEVERLAVEHKPKMIIAGFSAYSQTLDFPRFREIADKVGAYLMVDMAHVAGLVAAGLYPNPVPFADVVTTTTHKTLRGPRGGLVLTNNEDIAKKINSAVFPGGQGGPLMHVIAAKAICFKEALADDFKTYQQQVITNAQAMAQVFVDRGFDVVSGGTENHLFLLSLIKQDITGKDADAALGRAHITVNKNAVPNDPRSPFVTSGLRIGTPAVTTRGFTEADCRELAGWICDILDNMGDESVIERVRGQVSEICARLPVYEQ, encoded by the coding sequence ATGTTCGGCAAAACCATGACCATCGCGGAATTCGATCCGGAAATCCAGGCCGCCATCGAGGGCGAAGAGCGCCGCCAGGAGGCACATATCGAGCTGATTGCCTCCGAAAACTATGCCTCGCCGCGGGTCATTGAAGCCCAGGGCACTGTGCTGACCAACAAGTATGCCGAAGGCTATCCCGGCAAGCGTTACTACGGCGGCTGTGAATTCGTCGACACCATCGAGCAACTGGCCATCGACCGTGCCTGCGAACTGTTCGGTGCCCAATTCGCCAACGTGCAGCCGCACTCCGGTTCCCAGGCCAACGGTGCCGTGTTCCTCGGCCTGCTGGCGCCGGGCGACACCGTGCTGGGCATGAGCCTGGCCCACGGCGGCCACCTGACCCACGGTGCGGCGCCAAACTTTTCCGGCAAGAGCTACAACGCCGTGCAGTACGGCATCAACACCGACACCGGCCTGATCGACTATGACGAGGTCGAGCGCCTGGCGGTGGAACACAAGCCGAAGATGATCATTGCCGGTTTCTCTGCCTACTCGCAGACGCTGGATTTCCCGCGTTTCCGCGAGATTGCCGATAAAGTGGGTGCCTACCTGATGGTGGATATGGCCCACGTCGCCGGCCTGGTGGCCGCCGGCCTGTACCCGAACCCGGTGCCGTTTGCCGACGTGGTGACCACCACCACCCACAAGACCCTGCGCGGTCCCCGTGGCGGCCTGGTGCTGACCAACAACGAAGACATCGCCAAGAAAATCAATTCTGCCGTGTTCCCGGGCGGCCAGGGCGGCCCGCTGATGCACGTCATCGCGGCCAAGGCGATCTGCTTCAAGGAAGCGCTGGCCGACGACTTCAAGACTTACCAGCAACAGGTGATCACCAATGCCCAGGCCATGGCGCAGGTGTTTGTGGATCGCGGTTTCGACGTCGTCTCCGGCGGCACCGAGAACCACCTGTTCCTGCTCAGCCTGATCAAGCAGGACATCACCGGCAAAGATGCCGACGCGGCGCTGGGCCGTGCGCACATCACCGTGAACAAGAACGCCGTGCCGAACGATCCGCGCTCGCCGTTCGTGACCTCCGGCCTGCGTATCGGCACCCCGGCGGTGACCACCCGTGGTTTCACGGAAGCGGACTGCCGCGAACTGGCCGGCTGGATCTGCGACATCCTCGACAACATGGGTGATGAGTCCGTGATCGAGCGTGTGCGCGGCCAGGTCAGCGAGATCTGCGCCCGCCTGCCGGTTTACGAGCAGTAA
- a CDS encoding metal-dependent hydrolase, translating into MDSVTQIALGSAVGHAVLGRQAGRRAALWGAVCGTLPDLDVLVPLADPVATFTYHRSASHSLIILTLAAPLLAWLIRRCHRDLAHLKWRWLLLVWLVLVTHVLLDALTVYGTQLFWPLTDYPVSGSVIFIIDPLYTLPLLVGLGVALWARDRDRARHWNTAGLALSSLYLIWAASAKAWVDHRVEQYLVRFDMPHTQVLSIPSSFNTLLWRIVVMDRDGYYEGFYSLLDGSGAPTFTRHPSDPALLAALDDSWAAQRLLYFTHGFCSVTETPDGAVVITDLRMGMREQYVFGFQVGQRAEDGAIVPVPSARQDFSYRSRQLDWVWQRLWRPDA; encoded by the coding sequence ATGGATTCAGTGACCCAGATTGCCCTCGGCAGCGCCGTGGGCCATGCCGTACTGGGCCGCCAGGCCGGCCGCCGCGCCGCGCTCTGGGGCGCCGTCTGCGGCACCCTGCCCGACCTCGACGTGCTGGTGCCGCTGGCCGACCCGGTGGCCACCTTCACCTACCACCGCTCCGCCAGCCATTCGCTGATCATTCTGACACTGGCCGCCCCACTGCTGGCCTGGCTGATCCGCCGCTGCCACCGTGACCTGGCACACCTGAAGTGGCGCTGGCTGTTGCTGGTCTGGCTGGTGCTGGTGACCCATGTATTGCTGGACGCGCTCACCGTGTATGGCACGCAACTGTTCTGGCCGCTGACCGACTACCCGGTGTCCGGCTCGGTGATCTTCATCATCGACCCGCTGTATACCCTGCCACTGCTGGTCGGGCTGGGCGTGGCCCTGTGGGCGCGGGACCGCGACCGGGCCCGGCACTGGAACACCGCCGGACTGGCGCTGAGCAGCCTGTACCTGATCTGGGCCGCCAGCGCCAAGGCCTGGGTGGATCATCGGGTGGAACAGTATCTGGTGCGCTTCGACATGCCGCACACGCAGGTCCTGAGTATCCCCTCGTCCTTCAATACGCTGCTCTGGCGCATCGTGGTAATGGACCGCGACGGCTACTACGAAGGCTTCTATTCGCTGCTCGACGGCAGCGGCGCACCGACCTTTACCCGCCATCCCAGTGACCCGGCGTTGCTGGCGGCGCTTGATGACAGCTGGGCCGCGCAGCGACTGCTGTATTTCACCCACGGCTTCTGCTCGGTTACCGAAACGCCGGACGGCGCGGTGGTCATCACCGACCTGCGCATGGGCATGCGCGAACAGTACGTGTTCGGCTTCCAGGTGGGCCAGCGCGCCGAGGACGGCGCCATCGTCCCGGTGCCCAGTGCACGGCAGGATTTCAGCTACCGCTCGCGCCAGCTCGACTGGGTGTGGCAGCGGCTCTGGCGCCCCGACGCCTGA
- the ettA gene encoding energy-dependent translational throttle protein EttA — MSQYIFTMDRVGKVVPPKKHILKDISLSFFPGAKIGVLGLNGSGKSTLLRIMAGVDQDYIGEARPQTGIKIGYLPQEPELDNSKNVREIVEESLGEIRGAQQRLEEVYAAYAEEGADFDKLAEEQARLEAIIETADAHNLERKLEIAADALRLPPWDAEVKHLSGGERRRVALCRLILSAPDMLLLDEPTNHLDAESVAWLERYLHDFQGTVVAVTHDRYFLDNSCEWILELDRGEGIPWKGNYTSWLEQKEARLEQEAKTESAHRKTVEKELEWVRQNPKGRRAKNKARVTAFEELASQEFQARNETQELYIPPGPRLGEKVFEIKNVSKHFGDKLLYENLDISVPRGAIVGIIGPNGAGKTTLFRILTGEQQPDSGTVETGETVQLAYVDQSREDLNGTKSVWEEISDGADILKIGNYDVPSRAYLGRFNFKGQDQQKRVKDLSGGERNRLHLAKLLKQGANVLLLDEPTNDLDVETLRALEEALLAFPGCAVVISHDRWFLDRVATHILAFEGNSEVEWFEGSYTEYEEYRRKKLGDDALQPKRTRYKKIGV; from the coding sequence ATGTCTCAATACATCTTCACCATGGACCGGGTCGGCAAGGTCGTCCCGCCGAAGAAACACATTCTCAAGGACATCTCCCTGTCGTTCTTCCCCGGCGCCAAGATCGGCGTGCTGGGCCTGAACGGTTCGGGTAAATCCACGCTGCTGCGCATCATGGCCGGCGTCGACCAGGACTATATCGGCGAAGCCCGCCCACAGACCGGCATCAAGATCGGCTACCTGCCGCAGGAACCGGAGCTGGACAACAGCAAGAACGTGCGCGAGATCGTCGAGGAATCCCTGGGCGAAATCCGTGGCGCCCAGCAACGCCTGGAAGAGGTCTATGCCGCCTACGCCGAAGAAGGCGCCGACTTCGACAAGCTGGCCGAGGAACAGGCCCGCCTGGAAGCCATCATCGAAACCGCCGACGCGCACAATCTCGAACGCAAGCTGGAAATCGCCGCCGACGCGCTGCGCCTGCCGCCGTGGGACGCCGAGGTGAAACACCTCTCAGGTGGTGAGCGCCGCCGCGTGGCGCTGTGCCGCCTGATCCTGTCCGCCCCGGACATGCTGCTGCTGGACGAACCGACCAACCACCTGGACGCCGAGTCCGTGGCCTGGCTGGAACGCTACCTGCACGACTTCCAGGGCACCGTGGTCGCCGTGACCCACGACCGCTACTTCCTCGACAATTCCTGCGAGTGGATTCTGGAACTCGACCGCGGCGAAGGCATTCCCTGGAAAGGCAACTACACCTCCTGGCTGGAACAGAAAGAAGCCCGCCTGGAACAGGAAGCCAAGACCGAAAGCGCACACCGCAAGACGGTGGAAAAAGAACTGGAATGGGTGCGGCAGAATCCAAAAGGCCGCCGCGCCAAGAACAAGGCCCGTGTCACCGCGTTCGAGGAGCTGGCCAGCCAGGAATTCCAGGCGCGTAACGAAACCCAGGAACTGTATATTCCGCCCGGCCCCCGCCTGGGCGAGAAAGTGTTCGAGATCAAGAATGTCTCCAAACACTTCGGCGACAAGCTGCTGTACGAGAACCTGGACATCAGCGTGCCACGCGGCGCCATCGTCGGCATCATCGGCCCCAACGGCGCCGGGAAAACGACACTGTTCCGCATCCTCACCGGCGAGCAACAGCCTGACAGCGGCACGGTGGAAACCGGCGAGACCGTACAACTGGCCTACGTCGACCAGAGCCGCGAAGACCTCAACGGCACCAAGTCCGTATGGGAAGAAATTTCCGACGGCGCCGACATCCTCAAGATCGGCAACTACGACGTGCCGTCCCGCGCCTACCTGGGCCGCTTCAACTTCAAGGGCCAGGACCAGCAGAAACGGGTCAAGGATCTTTCCGGCGGCGAGCGCAACCGCCTGCACCTGGCGAAACTGCTCAAGCAGGGCGCCAACGTGCTGCTGCTCGACGAACCGACCAACGACCTGGACGTGGAAACCCTGCGCGCCCTGGAAGAAGCCCTGCTGGCCTTCCCCGGCTGCGCCGTGGTGATCTCGCACGATCGCTGGTTCCTTGATCGGGTGGCGACTCATATACTGGCGTTCGAGGGCAACTCCGAAGTGGAGTGGTTCGAAGGCAGCTACACCGAGTACGAGGAGTATCGGCGCAAGAAGTTGGGGGACGACGCTCTGCAGCCGAAGCGTACGCGGTATAAAAAAATCGGGGTGTAA
- a CDS encoding PilZ domain-containing protein translates to MKEKRRFQRTPFDGEAHLKAQGTLFNVEVLDLSLKGALITLPPGVTMAPGEACALNLLMEDSDIRIPLEATVRRTERDLAGLEFVRIDVDAMRHLRRLLALHLGQDEMLSADED, encoded by the coding sequence ATGAAAGAGAAGCGCCGTTTCCAGCGCACGCCGTTCGATGGCGAAGCGCACCTGAAAGCACAGGGCACACTGTTCAACGTGGAAGTGCTTGACCTGTCGCTCAAGGGTGCGCTGATCACCCTGCCGCCAGGCGTCACCATGGCGCCCGGCGAGGCCTGCGCGCTGAATCTGCTGATGGAAGACTCCGACATCCGCATCCCGCTGGAGGCGACCGTGCGCCGCACGGAACGTGATCTGGCCGGGCTGGAATTCGTACGGATCGACGTCGACGCCATGCGGCACCTGCGCCGCCTGCTGGCGTTGCACCTGGGGCAGGATGAGATGCTCAGTGCGGATGAGGACTGA